In the genome of Pirellulales bacterium, one region contains:
- a CDS encoding carbon-nitrogen hydrolase family protein, which yields MDERFLAAAVQLNSREDKAANVAAAQHWIEAAAAAGARLIALPEMFTCYGRREAMLAAAEPIPGPTSELLAALAERLRITLIGGSLPEAASQPGKVFNTSLVFGPEGTLLARYRKIHLFDVDLPGRVTVCESNWSLPGDSIATCPTPCGTLGQAICYDLRFPELFRELSARQVELIVVPSAFTRATGRDHWELLIRARAVENQAFLIAPNQVGHHAPGLESYGHSLIVDPWGTPLAVAADEPGLAVAEIDRARLAEIRRNLPALAHRRLPFGAPRS from the coding sequence ATGGATGAGCGTTTTCTAGCGGCCGCGGTCCAACTCAATTCCCGCGAGGACAAAGCGGCGAATGTCGCGGCGGCGCAGCACTGGATCGAGGCGGCAGCCGCGGCCGGAGCGCGACTGATCGCGCTGCCTGAAATGTTCACCTGCTACGGCCGGCGCGAGGCGATGCTGGCCGCCGCCGAGCCGATCCCGGGACCGACCAGCGAGTTGCTCGCCGCGCTCGCTGAACGGCTGCGCATCACGCTGATCGGTGGCAGCCTGCCCGAGGCCGCATCGCAGCCGGGCAAGGTCTTCAATACGAGCCTCGTCTTCGGACCCGAGGGAACCCTGCTGGCACGCTACCGCAAGATCCATCTCTTTGACGTCGATCTGCCGGGCCGCGTCACGGTGTGCGAATCGAACTGGTCGTTGCCGGGCGACTCGATCGCGACCTGCCCGACCCCCTGCGGCACCCTCGGTCAGGCCATTTGCTACGATCTGCGATTTCCCGAACTGTTCCGCGAGCTGTCCGCGCGCCAGGTGGAACTGATCGTCGTTCCTTCCGCCTTTACCCGGGCCACGGGACGCGATCATTGGGAACTGCTCATCCGCGCTCGCGCCGTGGAGAACCAGGCCTTTCTGATTGCTCCGAATCAAGTCGGGCATCATGCGCCAGGACTCGAGTCGTATGGTCATTCGTTGATTGTCGACCCGTGGGGTACACCATTGGCCGTGGCAGCCGATGAGCCGGGATTGGCCGTGGCGGAGATCGATCGCGCGCGATTGGCAGAAATTCGCCGCAATCTCCCCGCCTTGGCACATCGGCGGTTGCCGTTCGGGGCGCCGCGCTCGTAA